A genome region from Thalassotalea euphylliae includes the following:
- a CDS encoding ComF family protein, whose product MITDTIEKLVAKATQLVHLFNYCELCEQPIYQQVALCDHCVSLIPRFQLDSLSGDLLNRPEIYGLYSKCVFDHLIAISPYQYPMSDWLKQFKYLGRWQYQRLCCRVLNFHLNELLKLSDFCPPDIVMPVPIHINRWQHRGFNQTLPLARTVAKVFKVHCNADCLVRQNQTGSQAQASGQLRRKQLKNNFALLPNETSYETSNEVTGKRVKLEGMHVALVDDVVTTGATVSEISRLLKAANVAKVSVYCLALSL is encoded by the coding sequence GTGATAACTGACACTATTGAGAAGCTTGTCGCCAAAGCGACACAATTAGTCCATCTCTTTAATTATTGTGAATTGTGTGAGCAACCAATTTACCAACAAGTGGCTTTATGCGACCACTGTGTTTCATTAATCCCACGTTTTCAGTTAGACAGCCTTAGCGGAGACTTGCTAAATCGACCTGAAATTTACGGACTTTACAGCAAATGTGTATTTGACCACCTAATCGCGATTTCCCCCTATCAATACCCCATGAGCGACTGGTTAAAACAGTTCAAATACTTAGGCCGTTGGCAGTATCAACGGCTTTGCTGCCGAGTGCTGAACTTTCATTTAAATGAGCTGCTTAAGCTAAGCGACTTTTGCCCGCCAGATATTGTGATGCCTGTCCCCATTCACATTAACCGCTGGCAGCATCGAGGTTTCAATCAAACCTTACCGTTAGCACGAACTGTTGCCAAGGTATTCAAAGTTCACTGCAACGCAGATTGCTTGGTACGGCAAAACCAAACAGGTTCGCAAGCGCAAGCATCTGGTCAACTGCGGCGTAAGCAGCTGAAAAACAACTTTGCGTTACTCCCCAACGAAACAAGCTATGAAACAAGCAACGAAGTAACGGGCAAGCGTGTAAAGCTCGAGGGCATGCACGTTGCACTGGTTGATGATGTTGTCACCACAGGGGCAACGGTGAGTGAAATTAGCCGCCTATTGAAAGCGGCTAATGTCGCTAAGGTGAGTGTCTACTGTTTAGCGCTTAGCTTATAG
- the bioH gene encoding pimeloyl-ACP methyl ester esterase BioH, with protein MAQSLKFSSIGQGTPIVLLHGWGLNSGVFEPLAVKLAERFKVISIDLPGYGDNVDCLPAHYELADLAELVYQSVAEPAVYLGWSLGGLVATQIARTAPQNDVLGLVHVATSPYFVENHDWPGIKPELLATFHQQLAKDIGKTLSGFLKIQAMGSNHIKEDIRQIQQLVMAKPLPDRKALEQGLHILASADTRADLAQIKMPFLRIYGKMDSLVPKKVINLVDNLAKNSDLVVFDKASHAPFISNFQEFVEHLNAWLSDNTGHY; from the coding sequence ATGGCACAAAGTTTAAAATTTTCGAGTATTGGACAGGGGACACCTATTGTTTTGTTGCATGGGTGGGGGCTAAATAGTGGTGTTTTTGAGCCTCTCGCAGTTAAGCTCGCCGAGCGCTTTAAAGTGATATCAATTGATTTGCCGGGCTATGGTGATAATGTTGATTGCCTACCTGCACATTATGAATTGGCTGATCTTGCCGAACTTGTTTATCAATCCGTTGCCGAGCCTGCTGTTTATTTGGGCTGGTCACTAGGTGGTTTAGTGGCAACCCAAATAGCTCGAACAGCGCCGCAAAACGATGTCCTGGGTTTAGTGCATGTCGCGACTTCTCCTTATTTTGTTGAAAATCACGATTGGCCCGGTATCAAGCCTGAATTGTTAGCAACTTTTCATCAGCAACTTGCAAAAGATATTGGTAAAACCCTGTCAGGCTTTTTGAAGATTCAAGCAATGGGCAGTAATCATATTAAAGAGGACATCCGGCAGATCCAGCAGTTGGTGATGGCGAAGCCACTTCCTGATAGAAAAGCTTTGGAGCAAGGTCTGCATATTCTGGCAAGTGCAGATACAAGAGCAGACTTGGCTCAAATCAAAATGCCTTTCCTGCGCATTTATGGAAAAATGGATAGCTTAGTTCCGAAAAAAGTGATTAATTTGGTTGATAATTTAGCCAAAAATAGTGACTTGGTTGTTTTTGATAAGGCGTCACATGCACCATTTATTTCGAATTTTCAGGAGTTTGTTGAACATTTGAACGCTTGGTTAAGCGATAATACGGGTCACTATTAA
- the nfuA gene encoding Fe-S biogenesis protein NfuA, whose product MISISESAQAHFAKLLSQQAEGTNIRVFVVNPGTAKAECGVSYCPTDAVETDDLELKFNGFSAYVDAESQPFLEEAEIDFVTDQMGSQLTLKAPNAKLRKVADDAPLFDRVDYFIKAEVNPQLAGHGGECNLMEITEDGYAVLQFGGGCNGCSQIDVTVKDGIESQLLEIMGGEIKGVRDATEHQRGEHSYY is encoded by the coding sequence ATGATCAGCATTTCAGAATCAGCCCAAGCACACTTCGCTAAACTATTATCGCAACAAGCGGAAGGTACCAACATTCGTGTTTTCGTGGTTAACCCAGGCACAGCAAAAGCTGAATGTGGTGTTTCTTACTGCCCAACCGATGCTGTTGAAACAGACGATTTAGAACTCAAGTTCAATGGTTTCTCAGCTTATGTTGACGCTGAAAGCCAACCATTTCTAGAAGAAGCTGAAATTGATTTTGTAACGGATCAAATGGGCTCACAACTAACGTTAAAAGCGCCAAACGCTAAATTGAGAAAAGTTGCTGACGACGCACCACTATTTGACCGTGTTGACTACTTTATTAAAGCAGAAGTCAATCCTCAGTTAGCAGGCCATGGTGGTGAATGTAACCTGATGGAAATCACTGAAGATGGCTATGCTGTACTTCAATTTGGTGGCGGTTGTAATGGTTGTAGTCAAATTGACGTCACCGTAAAAGACGGTATTGAAAGTCAGCTGCTTGAAATCATGGGTGGTGAAATTAAAGGTGTTCGTGACGCCACTGAGCACCAACGCGGTGAGCATTCTTACTACTAA
- a CDS encoding putative metalloprotease CJM1_0395 family protein: MNITTQVNQLPLATVVNPPTDSLRRDNVQREVITQAPALSQSAAEKGVASERERARTPAQNVEEGIDFAAIQEQAERESASINERQRGQDQSGEQPGQQEQGQSADAQAEDENSGEDSNTNSRELTPDEQQAVRELSARDLEVRTHEQAHAAVGGPYTGAPSYSFEIGPDGRRYAVEGEVSVDLSEAGSPQETITKMRRVYDAALAPANPSTQDLRVAAEASRIIAQAQAEVLRQQRVEEGDEQSPQPSGDGRPTINSFGSERTAELGSDDVSANLDSAVSATSAVSVPSSSFSNLDADTGASSQQSDFARGDFDSFVQSTIQAQESISPSLPQRPEEIDQRAGVIESRYLAINQAYDLPPRSQFVLQA, from the coding sequence ATGAATATTACGACGCAAGTTAATCAGTTACCTTTAGCGACAGTGGTCAACCCGCCCACTGACAGCTTGCGTCGTGACAATGTTCAGCGAGAAGTTATTACACAAGCGCCAGCGCTTAGTCAGAGTGCTGCTGAGAAAGGCGTTGCCAGTGAGCGTGAACGTGCCAGAACACCGGCACAAAACGTTGAAGAAGGTATTGATTTTGCTGCTATTCAAGAGCAAGCAGAGCGAGAAAGTGCCAGCATCAATGAGCGCCAACGAGGTCAAGATCAATCTGGTGAGCAGCCAGGTCAACAAGAACAAGGGCAAAGTGCTGATGCCCAAGCGGAAGATGAGAATAGCGGTGAGGACTCCAATACCAACAGCCGTGAGTTAACGCCGGACGAACAACAAGCGGTGCGTGAACTTAGTGCCCGTGATTTGGAAGTTCGTACTCATGAGCAAGCGCATGCAGCGGTAGGTGGTCCATACACTGGCGCGCCAAGTTATAGCTTTGAAATAGGCCCTGATGGCCGCCGTTATGCGGTTGAAGGTGAGGTCTCGGTGGATTTATCTGAGGCTGGCTCACCACAAGAAACAATTACCAAGATGCGTAGGGTTTATGACGCTGCGCTTGCTCCTGCGAATCCTTCGACGCAAGATTTACGTGTTGCGGCAGAAGCCTCTCGTATTATTGCTCAAGCGCAGGCAGAAGTGCTCAGACAGCAAAGAGTGGAAGAGGGTGATGAGCAATCACCACAACCATCAGGTGACGGTCGGCCAACAATCAATAGCTTTGGCTCAGAGCGCACTGCTGAACTTGGATCTGATGACGTGAGTGCTAACCTTGATTCTGCAGTATCGGCAACGTCAGCAGTTAGTGTGCCCAGCTCAAGCTTTTCAAATCTAGATGCAGATACAGGTGCAAGTTCACAGCAAAGTGATTTTGCCCGTGGTGACTTTGATAGCTTTGTCCAGTCAACAATTCAGGCGCAAGAATCAATTTCTCCAAGTTTGCCACAGCGGCCTGAAGAAATTGACCAAAGAGCAGGGGTGATTGAGTCGCGTTATTTGGCCATCAACCAAGCCTATGACTTGCCACCTAGAAGCCAGTTTGTCTTGCAAGCATAG
- a CDS encoding M14 family zinc carboxypeptidase → MTVSTGFLLSLFTLTANAAELSYYLSSTDNYAAQISKPSQVLGFGVGERHLRHDQLLDYMSQLAGQSERIKLTEFGRTYQQRKQVLLTISSPENLAKLDSTLTNRQNNKVSDDDPLVVWLGYSVHGDEISGAHASMLVAYHLAASQSDEVKQWLDDMVIVIEPSVNPDGMDRFANWVTTFRSHSANSDPNHIEHNQSWPTGRTNHYWFDLNRDWLLLSQVESVNRLKMYHQYQPNVLGDFHEMGANSSYFFQPGIPTRTNPLTPAKNVELTQKLAEFHAKALDEEQRLYYTQESFDDFYYGKGSTYPDVNGAVGILFEQASSRGMQQDTVNGLLTFEYGIKNQLLTSFSTLRGAWQQRGALAEYRETFYESGLKAAKKEKYAGYLFTESDDNTRLNLFLSKLAQHQIEVFPLSEDFRLNNRVFSAEHSYFVPLAQRQYRLIQALFTKQTEFADNTFYDVSGWTLPLAMNIDVSQVARTWGLKLLNKAWQQKAKQTSELEGAAYAYAIEWQDYLAPKLLNKLLAKGLQVKVATKSFSNLDAETEQTFASGTLLIAAGIQQQGDWFNILKAESDALALPVFPINTGLTINGIDLGSQSFKLIEPAKVLLIGGYGVSQYEAGEIRYYLDQELEIPVSIVDKQRLSKLNFDDYSHIVMVDGHYDDLSKSVTKRLSNWLHRGGVVFAQKRAAKWLADKELLQASFATKEQLDQLFDTDNLSYQDKQGLTARKRIAGTIFNAEIDTSHPLAFGFKSNNLPVFKNSSLIMNKPKVPFSTVAKFGQSPLLSGYADENLVNRLAHNASLVAHNVGRGRVVATTENYTFRGYWQGTAKILANTLFFATAFDVAAKSK, encoded by the coding sequence TTGACTGTTAGTACGGGCTTTTTACTTAGCCTTTTTACGCTGACAGCGAACGCTGCTGAGCTGAGTTATTACTTGTCAAGCACGGATAATTACGCTGCACAAATCAGTAAACCATCGCAAGTATTGGGGTTTGGCGTTGGCGAGCGCCATTTAAGGCACGATCAACTGCTAGATTATATGTCACAACTTGCTGGGCAATCAGAGCGTATCAAGCTCACCGAATTTGGCCGTACCTATCAGCAACGTAAACAGGTATTACTGACAATTTCTTCGCCAGAAAATCTAGCCAAGTTAGATAGCACTCTAACTAATCGACAAAACAATAAAGTCAGTGATGACGATCCGCTAGTGGTTTGGTTAGGTTACAGTGTTCATGGCGACGAAATCAGTGGTGCCCATGCTTCGATGTTGGTTGCTTACCACTTGGCTGCATCACAAAGCGACGAAGTAAAGCAATGGCTTGATGATATGGTGATCGTTATTGAGCCGAGTGTGAACCCCGATGGTATGGACAGATTTGCTAACTGGGTAACAACATTCCGTAGCCACTCGGCAAATAGTGATCCTAACCATATTGAACACAATCAAAGTTGGCCAACGGGACGCACCAATCATTATTGGTTTGATTTAAACCGTGACTGGTTGCTACTTAGCCAAGTGGAAAGTGTTAATCGCTTGAAGATGTATCACCAATATCAGCCTAATGTCTTAGGTGACTTTCATGAAATGGGCGCGAATAGTAGCTATTTCTTCCAGCCAGGTATTCCAACGCGAACCAACCCATTAACGCCAGCTAAGAATGTTGAGTTGACACAAAAGTTAGCGGAGTTTCATGCAAAGGCGCTCGATGAAGAGCAGCGCTTGTATTACACCCAAGAAAGCTTTGATGATTTTTACTACGGCAAAGGCAGTACCTACCCTGATGTTAATGGTGCGGTGGGTATTTTGTTTGAGCAAGCGTCAAGTCGCGGTATGCAGCAAGATACAGTAAACGGCTTGTTGACCTTTGAGTATGGTATTAAAAACCAATTGTTAACTTCCTTTTCTACCTTGCGCGGCGCATGGCAGCAACGAGGTGCATTGGCTGAGTATCGAGAAACTTTCTACGAGTCGGGCCTTAAAGCCGCGAAAAAAGAAAAATATGCGGGCTATTTGTTTACCGAGAGTGACGATAACACGCGTTTAAATTTGTTCTTGTCAAAGCTAGCACAGCATCAAATTGAAGTATTCCCGCTAAGTGAAGATTTTCGTTTGAATAATCGCGTATTTAGTGCCGAGCATAGCTATTTCGTTCCTTTGGCTCAGCGCCAATACCGATTAATTCAAGCCTTATTCACTAAGCAAACGGAATTTGCTGATAACACTTTCTATGATGTTTCTGGTTGGACGTTACCGTTAGCCATGAATATTGATGTTAGCCAAGTAGCCCGCACTTGGGGCTTAAAGCTGCTGAATAAGGCATGGCAGCAAAAAGCGAAACAGACAAGTGAACTTGAAGGTGCTGCGTATGCATACGCGATAGAATGGCAAGACTATCTAGCACCTAAGCTATTAAACAAGCTACTTGCCAAAGGACTGCAAGTAAAAGTCGCTACCAAGTCTTTTAGTAACCTTGATGCTGAAACAGAGCAAACATTTGCATCAGGTACTTTGCTGATTGCTGCGGGTATTCAACAGCAAGGTGACTGGTTTAATATCTTAAAGGCAGAGAGCGATGCATTAGCATTACCTGTATTTCCAATAAATACAGGATTAACAATTAATGGTATCGACTTAGGTAGCCAATCATTCAAACTGATTGAGCCTGCAAAAGTATTATTGATTGGTGGTTACGGTGTGTCTCAGTATGAGGCAGGTGAAATTCGCTACTATTTAGATCAAGAACTTGAGATTCCTGTTTCTATTGTTGATAAACAGCGTTTGAGCAAGCTTAACTTTGATGATTACAGTCATATTGTTATGGTTGATGGCCACTATGATGATTTATCAAAAAGCGTGACCAAGAGGCTGTCAAACTGGCTACATCGAGGGGGCGTTGTTTTTGCCCAGAAACGTGCTGCCAAGTGGTTAGCAGACAAAGAGCTATTGCAGGCAAGCTTTGCCACCAAAGAACAACTTGATCAACTATTCGATACTGATAATTTAAGTTATCAAGACAAGCAAGGGTTAACGGCTCGCAAACGCATTGCAGGTACAATTTTTAACGCAGAAATTGATACCAGCCACCCGTTAGCGTTTGGCTTTAAGAGCAATAATTTACCTGTGTTCAAGAACAGCAGTTTAATAATGAATAAGCCTAAAGTGCCGTTCTCAACTGTGGCTAAATTTGGCCAGTCACCTTTACTCAGTGGTTATGCTGACGAGAATTTGGTGAATCGATTAGCACATAATGCTTCGCTGGTTGCTCATAATGTCGGTCGTGGCAGAGTGGTTGCGACCACCGAGAACTATACATTCAGAGGCTATTGGCAAGGTACGGCAAAAATTTTGGCGAATACGTTGTTTTTCGCAACGGCATTTGATGTCGCGGCTAAGTCTAAATAG
- a CDS encoding phosphoglycerate mutase family protein, which yields MKLLPKLLLSVVFAGQIFLSALAPPALADSFSLYLTRHAEKQSNSADPLLTNCGHQRAMLLADTLSNVEIQAVYSTSYQRTLATAQPTATAKQLSVTQYAPNGLEQLARVLKQKQLNTLVVGHSNTTPMLLSLLTGKAFDKIPEDNFRHLYQVVITTDQNNEITDMVVTDLTQSLRCR from the coding sequence ATGAAGTTGTTGCCTAAGTTATTGCTAAGTGTGGTTTTTGCTGGGCAGATATTTTTATCTGCTCTAGCGCCACCTGCTCTCGCAGATAGTTTCAGTTTATATTTGACACGACACGCAGAGAAACAGTCAAACAGTGCCGACCCTTTACTAACAAACTGCGGCCACCAAAGAGCAATGTTACTTGCTGACACACTCAGCAACGTTGAGATTCAGGCGGTTTATAGCACCAGCTACCAAAGAACGTTGGCTACTGCCCAGCCAACAGCTACGGCTAAACAACTCAGCGTAACTCAATATGCACCCAATGGGCTTGAACAATTAGCAAGAGTACTTAAACAAAAACAATTGAATACGCTTGTGGTCGGGCACAGTAATACCACTCCCATGCTGCTGTCACTGCTCACCGGCAAGGCTTTTGACAAAATTCCAGAAGATAATTTTCGCCATCTATATCAGGTCGTCATAACCACTGATCAGAACAACGAGATTACGGATATGGTAGTGACTGATCTGACTCAATCGCTGCGATGTCGCTAG
- a CDS encoding MATE family efflux transporter, whose translation MKSLDRKIIALAVPMILSNITVPLLGMVDTAVIGHLPHAYYLGGSTVGAMIITFITWLCGFLRMSTTGLAAQALGRQNNDDATLVLLRGLLVAAAIGLVCIVLQNPYFQLSLWLAGGSEQVQFYAKQYMDIRVWGLPAALANIVMLGWLLGQHQAKAVMWLLILINSINLSLDLLFVLAFNWQVQGVAAATLVAEYSGLIAGLGFILHRYYQASISQLFSRQVLADVMNVSQLAAYFKLNRDILIRTLCLEVCFVFMTFQGARLGDNVVAANAILMNFLLLISFGLDGIANAAEAMIGKAKGAGANNELALILKRCTLWTIVFALAYSLAFALAGDWLINQITSITDVRTEAKKYLGWIMLLPLIGCWCYLYDGVYVGMTRADIMRNSMIVATFAVFFPLWWLFQSLFSQPLFLQISLNHALWLAFSGFMLARGATLGWHLYSRLLPQPIATPQ comes from the coding sequence TTGAAAAGCTTAGACCGAAAAATAATCGCACTTGCTGTGCCAATGATTTTGTCAAATATCACAGTGCCCTTGTTGGGGATGGTCGATACTGCCGTTATTGGGCACTTACCTCATGCCTATTATCTTGGTGGCAGCACAGTTGGCGCCATGATCATCACCTTTATTACTTGGCTTTGTGGCTTTTTAAGAATGTCGACAACAGGTTTGGCTGCACAGGCACTAGGCCGACAGAATAATGATGATGCAACCTTAGTATTGCTGCGTGGTTTGCTGGTTGCAGCCGCAATTGGTCTAGTGTGTATTGTACTGCAAAACCCTTACTTCCAGTTAAGCCTGTGGCTAGCCGGCGGCAGCGAACAAGTGCAGTTTTATGCCAAACAATATATGGATATTCGGGTTTGGGGACTACCCGCTGCACTTGCCAACATTGTTATGCTGGGTTGGCTGTTGGGGCAACATCAAGCAAAAGCGGTGATGTGGTTGCTGATCCTGATCAATAGTATCAACTTATCGCTAGACCTACTGTTTGTCCTAGCGTTTAACTGGCAAGTGCAGGGTGTTGCTGCGGCCACTTTAGTTGCCGAGTATTCAGGGCTAATTGCAGGGTTAGGCTTTATACTTCATCGCTATTATCAAGCGAGCATCAGTCAGCTATTTAGTCGACAAGTGCTTGCTGACGTCATGAACGTGAGTCAGTTAGCTGCTTATTTTAAGCTTAATCGCGATATTCTTATTCGCACTTTGTGTTTAGAAGTCTGCTTTGTTTTTATGACCTTTCAAGGCGCCCGATTAGGCGACAATGTTGTTGCTGCCAATGCAATTTTAATGAACTTTTTGCTGCTGATTTCATTTGGTTTAGACGGCATAGCTAATGCCGCCGAAGCTATGATTGGTAAGGCTAAAGGGGCGGGTGCAAACAATGAGCTGGCATTGATTCTAAAACGTTGCACTTTGTGGACTATAGTGTTTGCGCTTGCATACAGTTTAGCTTTTGCCTTAGCAGGGGATTGGCTAATAAATCAGATAACTAGTATTACTGATGTTAGGACAGAAGCTAAAAAATACTTGGGTTGGATTATGCTGTTACCGCTGATTGGCTGTTGGTGCTATTTATACGATGGGGTTTATGTTGGGATGACTCGGGCAGATATTATGCGTAACAGCATGATTGTCGCGACTTTTGCGGTATTTTTCCCCTTGTGGTGGTTGTTCCAAAGTCTATTTTCCCAGCCTTTATTCTTACAAATATCATTAAACCATGCGCTTTGGTTGGCATTTTCTGGCTTTATGTTGGCGCGGGGTGCAACATTGGGTTGGCATCTTTATAGCCGGTTATTACCGCAACCGATTGCAACGCCACAATAG
- the sthA gene encoding Si-specific NAD(P)(+) transhydrogenase produces MAKAKSTSKITFDFDAIVIGTGPGGEGAAMNLTKAGQKVAVIEKHNEVGGGCTHWGTIPSKALRHSVSRLVEYNSNPLFNQSEKAATLTFDNILQHTTKVIRDQVRLRGGFYSRNEVKVYHGEATFIDKHNLHIQYPDGSSEQVSAKTIVIATGSRPYRPADVDFTHSRIYDSDTILSLKHEPKSIIIYGAGVIGCEYASIFRGLGCKVDLINTRDRLLSFMDAEMTDSLSYHFWNSGIVIRHGEEYSAIEGRDDGVVLTLQSGKRMKADCILFANGRTGNTDKLGIENIGLTANSRGSLTVDSTYKTEVDNIYAIGDVIGYPSLASAAYDQGRIAADYILSISTEGQLIEDIPTGIYTIPEMSSVGKNEQELTAAKIPYEVGRASFKHLARAQIGASPVGSLKILFHCDTKEILGIHCFGERSAEIVHIGQAIMQQKGEANTIEYFIHTTFNYPTMAEAYRVAALNGLNRLF; encoded by the coding sequence TTGGCTAAAGCAAAATCTACATCAAAAATCACATTCGACTTTGACGCAATCGTCATTGGTACAGGTCCAGGTGGCGAAGGCGCAGCAATGAACCTCACCAAAGCAGGCCAGAAAGTTGCAGTTATAGAAAAACATAATGAGGTTGGCGGCGGCTGTACGCATTGGGGCACCATACCGTCGAAAGCGCTGCGTCACTCCGTCAGTCGCTTGGTTGAGTACAACAGTAATCCGCTATTCAATCAATCTGAAAAAGCGGCGACCTTAACCTTCGATAATATTTTACAACACACCACAAAAGTGATTCGTGATCAGGTGCGTTTGCGCGGCGGTTTCTACAGCCGAAATGAAGTCAAGGTTTACCACGGTGAAGCTACCTTTATTGATAAGCACAATTTGCATATTCAGTACCCAGATGGTTCAAGTGAGCAAGTAAGTGCCAAAACAATTGTCATTGCTACCGGTTCTCGTCCTTATCGACCAGCAGATGTTGATTTTACTCATTCTCGTATCTATGACTCTGACACCATTTTGTCGCTAAAGCATGAACCAAAGTCGATCATTATTTATGGTGCCGGTGTTATTGGCTGTGAATACGCATCAATCTTCAGAGGTTTAGGTTGTAAGGTAGATTTAATCAATACCCGCGATCGCCTATTGTCATTTATGGATGCAGAGATGACAGATTCGCTAAGCTACCATTTCTGGAACAGCGGTATCGTGATTCGCCACGGTGAAGAATACTCAGCAATTGAAGGTCGAGATGACGGTGTTGTATTAACCCTGCAATCAGGTAAGCGCATGAAAGCTGACTGCATACTATTTGCCAACGGCCGAACGGGCAATACCGATAAGCTCGGCATTGAGAATATCGGTTTAACGGCGAATTCACGTGGCTCATTAACCGTTGATAGCACCTACAAAACCGAGGTTGATAATATCTATGCCATTGGTGATGTTATTGGCTACCCTAGCCTTGCTAGTGCAGCTTATGACCAAGGTCGTATTGCCGCTGACTACATTCTCAGTATCTCTACTGAAGGCCAGTTAATTGAAGATATCCCGACAGGTATTTACACCATTCCAGAGATGTCGTCAGTGGGTAAAAATGAACAAGAGCTCACTGCCGCAAAAATCCCTTATGAAGTTGGCAGAGCCTCATTTAAACACTTAGCTCGCGCACAAATTGGTGCTAGCCCTGTTGGTAGTTTAAAAATTCTTTTCCACTGCGATACCAAAGAAATTTTAGGTATTCATTGCTTTGGTGAGCGCTCTGCTGAGATTGTGCATATCGGTCAAGCCATCATGCAGCAAAAAGGTGAGGCGAATACCATTGAATATTTTATTCACACAACCTTTAACTATCCAACAATGGCAGAAGCTTATCGCGTTGCGGCGCTCAATGGCTTAAATCGCCTGTTTTAA